In Roseomonas fluvialis, one genomic interval encodes:
- a CDS encoding DedA family protein codes for MTPTNWGLPGLAELWADWGDYAYLAAALWAFFEGETFVLAAAAIGATMGLVDPWLLMGSVWIGSYLGDQTWFYLGRRYGPAILRRFPKSQPKVERANQLLERYGTLFILSFRFLYGVRNVASVVCGLAGYPKLRFAVLNFIAAGVWAGSFVAAGWFLGSWLGVERLFWTICGIAATALAFFIARHFWIRGRAARGASA; via the coding sequence GTGACGCCAACGAACTGGGGGCTTCCGGGCTTGGCCGAACTCTGGGCCGATTGGGGCGACTACGCATACCTTGCGGCTGCGCTCTGGGCATTCTTTGAAGGTGAGACCTTTGTCCTCGCAGCCGCTGCCATCGGAGCCACGATGGGGCTGGTTGATCCATGGCTGCTGATGGGTTCGGTCTGGATCGGATCCTATCTCGGGGACCAGACCTGGTTCTACCTCGGGCGGCGCTACGGGCCAGCCATCCTGCGGCGCTTTCCGAAATCCCAGCCTAAGGTCGAACGCGCCAACCAGTTGCTGGAGCGCTACGGCACGCTGTTCATCCTGTCCTTCCGCTTCCTGTATGGCGTGCGCAACGTGGCCTCGGTCGTGTGCGGCCTGGCGGGTTATCCGAAACTGCGCTTCGCGGTGCTGAATTTCATCGCCGCCGGCGTCTGGGCCGGGTCCTTTGTGGCGGCGGGGTGGTTCCTGGGGTCGTGGCTCGGCGTCGAACGCCTGTTCTGGACCATCTGCGGCATCGCCGCGACCGCGCTGGCCTTCTTCATCGCGCGGCATTTCTGGATACGCGGGCGGGCGGCGCGGGGTGCCAGCGCCTGA
- a CDS encoding TRAP transporter large permease produces the protein MELAQTEAGMLLLGLLFVFLGLGVWIGLALALVGLVGIVVLPVLIPSMPTFPAEKVMGTAIWQSLASWTLAALPLFIWMGEILFRTKLSEDMFRGLAPWVQRLPGRLMHVNVIGCGIFAAVSGSSAATAATIGKMSLPALTQRGYHVPMAIGSLAGAGTLGLLIPPSIVMIVYGVAAEVSIVRLFIAGVLPGIMLMVLFSGYIAVWSLLNPKLTPPADPPMPFAKKLRESGQLIPVVLLIGFVMGSIYAGWATATEAAVFGVVGALALSAWGGSLNWSSFTASLMGAVRLSCMINLILAGAAFLTQAMAYSGIPAAMAAWVGAQGFSPFMIIACLTIIYLILGCFIDGISMIVLTVSVVLPIIASTGFDLVWFGIFIVLVVELAQITPPVGFNLFVLQGLTGKGIFEVAKNTLPFFFLMLVGVAMVTVFPGIVTWLPTTMMGR, from the coding sequence ATGGAACTCGCCCAGACCGAAGCGGGCATGCTGCTGCTCGGGCTCCTGTTCGTCTTCCTGGGCCTCGGCGTGTGGATCGGCCTGGCGCTGGCGCTCGTGGGGCTGGTCGGCATCGTGGTGCTGCCCGTGCTGATCCCGTCCATGCCGACCTTCCCGGCCGAAAAGGTGATGGGCACCGCGATCTGGCAGTCGCTGGCGTCCTGGACGCTGGCGGCGCTCCCGCTGTTCATCTGGATGGGCGAGATCCTGTTCCGCACGAAGCTGAGCGAGGACATGTTCCGCGGCCTGGCGCCATGGGTGCAGCGGCTGCCGGGGCGGCTGATGCATGTGAACGTGATCGGCTGCGGCATCTTCGCGGCCGTGTCCGGGAGCTCGGCGGCCACCGCCGCGACCATCGGCAAGATGTCGCTGCCGGCGCTGACCCAGCGCGGCTACCATGTGCCGATGGCGATCGGGTCGCTGGCGGGTGCCGGCACGCTCGGGCTGCTGATCCCGCCCTCCATCGTCATGATCGTCTATGGCGTGGCGGCGGAAGTGAGCATCGTGCGGCTGTTCATCGCCGGCGTGCTGCCGGGCATCATGCTGATGGTGCTGTTCAGCGGCTATATCGCGGTGTGGTCGCTGTTGAACCCGAAGCTGACCCCGCCGGCCGACCCGCCCATGCCGTTTGCGAAGAAGCTGCGCGAGAGCGGGCAGTTGATCCCGGTCGTGCTGCTGATCGGCTTCGTGATGGGCAGCATCTATGCGGGCTGGGCGACAGCCACGGAAGCGGCGGTGTTCGGTGTGGTCGGCGCGCTGGCGCTGTCGGCCTGGGGCGGGTCGTTGAACTGGAGTTCCTTCACCGCGAGCCTGATGGGCGCGGTGCGGCTGTCCTGCATGATCAACCTGATCCTGGCGGGGGCGGCGTTCCTCACGCAGGCCATGGCGTATTCGGGCATCCCGGCGGCGATGGCGGCCTGGGTGGGCGCGCAGGGCTTCAGCCCCTTCATGATCATCGCCTGCCTGACGATCATCTACCTGATCCTGGGCTGCTTCATCGACGGCATCAGCATGATCGTGCTGACCGTGTCGGTGGTGCTGCCGATCATCGCCAGCACCGGCTTCGACCTGGTGTGGTTCGGGATCTTCATCGTGCTGGTGGTGGAACTCGCGCAGATCACGCCGCCTGTCGGCTTCAACCTGTTCGTGCTGCAGGGGCTGACCGGCAAGGGCATCTTCGAGGTCGCGAAGAACACCCTGCCCTTCTTCTTCCTGATGCTGGTGGGCGTGGCGATGGTCACGGTGTTCCCGGGCATCGTGACCTGGCTGCCGACCACCATGATGGGCCGGTAG